The following proteins come from a genomic window of Prionailurus viverrinus isolate Anna chromosome D1, UM_Priviv_1.0, whole genome shotgun sequence:
- the OMP gene encoding olfactory marker protein — protein MAEDGPKPPQLNMPLVLDHNLTRQMRLRVESLKQRGEKRQDGEKLLRPAESVYRLDFIQQQKLQFERWDVVLDKPGKVTITGTSQNWTPDLTNLMTRQLLDPAAIFWHKEDSDTMDWNEADALEFGERLSDLAKIRKVMYFLIAFSEGLEPANLKASVVFNQL, from the coding sequence ATGGCGGAGGACGGGCCCAAGCCACCGCAGCTCAACATGCCCCTGGTCCTGGACCACAACCTGACCAGGCAGATGCGGCTGCGCGTGGAGAGCCTGAAGCAGCGCGGGGAGAAGCGCCAGGACGGCGAGAAGCTGCTGCGGCCGGCCGAGTCCGTGTACCGCCTTGACTTCATCCAGCAGCAGAAGCTGCAGTTTGAGCGCTGGGACGTCGTGCTGGACAAGCCGGGCAAGGTCACCATCACGGGTACTTCCCAGAACTGGACGCCCGACCTCACCAACCTCATGACGCGCCagctgctggaccctgctgccaTCTTCTGGCACAAGGAGGACTCGGACACCATGGATTGGAATGAGGCCGATGCCCTGGAGTTCGGGGAGCGCCTGTCGGACCTGGCCAAGATCCGCAAGGTCATGTACTTCCTCATCGCCTTCAGCGAGGGCCTGGAACCCGCCAACCTCAAGGCCTCCGTGGTCTTTAACCAGCTCTGA